One genomic region from Ptychodera flava strain L36383 chromosome 14, AS_Pfla_20210202, whole genome shotgun sequence encodes:
- the LOC139149620 gene encoding tubulin-specific chaperone C-like, with protein MAAHGATEGTALAGGDQCITNMDEKREKMTGRLQKREEERLAEIERKRTERENASLKHEKVDYFTSMFAQEKLKIELKLDLMENDGDVDKSKVNHHFDEISHAVQNLQKFVNDSTMFLPSYDIKTAQENVEKLQSLISTKREELLPKKKFAFKARKKNSGAPKKAAEVDGGKKVSDMAQVISDTAKMECSVSDKTNETVSLDANTTNNKDVGLFRLTGCVVKITGAPSAVHVSDLKDCRVFCGPVPGSVFATNCVDSTLVLSCQQLRVHTTKNTKFYLHVTSKAIIEDTTGVEFAPYNWSYDGIEEHYKTTGLDRNRNNWDDVDDFNWLASDKHSPNWTLIPEDKRVQQWDV; from the coding sequence atggcAGCCCACGGAGCAACGGAAGGTACAGCACTTGCCGGTGGAGATCAATGCATCACTAATATGGACGAAAAGAGGGAGAAAATGACAGGGCGACTGCAGAAGAGGGAAGAAGAAAGACTTGCGGAAATCGAGAGGAAACGAACTGAGCGTGAGAATGCCTCTTTGAAGCATGAAAAGGTCGATTACTTTACTAGTATGTTCGCGCAAGAAAAATTAAAGATCGAGCTGAAACTGGATCTCATGGAGAATGACGGTGATGTTGACAAATCGAAGGTGAATCATCATTTTGACGAGATATCGCatgctgttcagaatttacagaaGTTTGTAAATGACTCTACAATGTTTTTGCCGTCCTATGATATCAAGACAGCACAAGAAAATGTAGAAAAGCTGCAAAGTTTGATTTCAACAAAGAGAGAGGAACTCCTACCGAAGAAGAAGTTCGCGTTCAAAGCGCGGAAAAAGAACAGTGGTGCGCCTAAAAAGGCTGCTGAAGTCGACGGCGGCAAGAAGGTATCAGATATGGCACAGGTCATATCGGACACCGCTAAGATGGAGTGCAGTGTGTCCGACAAGACGAACGAGACCGTGTCTTTGGACGCAAACACGACGAACAACAAGGACGTAGGTCTGTTTCGTTTGACCGGCTGCGTAGTGAAAATAACAGGTGCCCCTAGCGCTGTGCACGTCAGCGATCTGAAGGACTGTCGCGTCTTCTGCGGACCAGTTCCTGGATCGGTATTCGCAACGAATTGCGTGGACTCTACATTGGTGCTGTCCTGCCAGCAGCTCCGCGTACACACGACAAAGAATACGAAGTTTTATCTCCACGTCACCAGCAAGGCCATCATCGAAGACACCACCGGGGTTGAGTTTGCACCTTACAACTGGAGCTACGACGGCATCGAAGAACACTACAAGACGACGGGTTTAGACAGGAACAGAAACAACTGGGATGACGTTGATGATTTTAATTGGTTAGCAAGTGACAAACATTCACCCAATTGGACACTGATTCCCGAGGACAAACGTGTGCAACAGTGGGATGTGTAA